The genomic region cctgccttcattcaagagaataaggttgaacgttagcatattagcactatttcgtaggcctgaagtaccagtaccttcttatgccgttagttcccatgtccgaacggACCagtctttcacgaagtcactaacactgttctcgaactgctacagagaaatatcagtatagtaccaccctggaacacatcacatgaccttccatacatggtacgcgcgcacccaatagacatgaatcctccagattcatttacctcgttgactTTGCCGTGATTCGTCAGCATGCAACTTATACGTATACCTTTGTAGTTCAGTTGCAATTATACGCCGCCTTATGGAAAGCCGTTATAGCATTTATCCGTAATTTCAGCTTCAATTTCtatgaatttcagatatctaaattaaaataacacaaaatttcagaaaTCTGAAATTATTGACTAAATGTTTAAACGGCTTTTTCCATATGTCCTAAGGTTTGAAATTTATGattgaaaattagaataaaGCTAGAATTCAGAGCAAATACAAAGAAGAAATGTTAGCTTGTAGCAttgctggtatatatatatatatttgggtaAGTATATTTTACAATGGAACTGGAAGTTGAGTCCATGtccctttttttcttatctctttattatatatattttattcattttagaTTTCCCTTCGGCCttgaaaagtcacccaagataggAACTGGTCAGCACGAAAACCATGTTACGTCaattgtgtaggcctactttttgTGAAAAGTTACCAAAGATCGATATATCGAAATTGCAACCGTATGATCATGACGATGTTCCGTCAAGTGAGTTTCAAGAATGCCTTGGaaagcaggcgcgtatccaatGGGAgtgaagggggcgaccgccccccccccctccctttgaacatattttttgggtatgtttctatgatatcgctagtaattttagCAACTTACAAGACCTGGGAAGTGCCAActagcgatctgggaggcattttcagccaaaattttcttgtacggctctgatagtttgcctacaggttcgcccctcctttttttggcaaattcctggctacgcgcctgttggAAAGGGaatatatactacacatgatcttagcaaaATGGGCGAGAATATATAGGCTATTGCAAGACGATCTTGATGCAGTACCTCGTCCTCGTCTGAAGTGTCCAAAGAAATAATTCTGCTTATATGCGTATTTTGGCATATATGCTGTAGTCCAGCTGCATTTGTCTTATCACTGAAAGCAATGCCCGGCAAACGTTTCTTATTCAGTGAAAGCTCCTGTTTATCCCTGATTTTGGTCTATCAAATACACGGAATCCTCACTTTGGCACGGTAGAAGTTGACAAATACGCGTGATCATGTGCTCCTGTAAGTCAATTTATATGCAAAACTTCATTCTATTGATATGCAATAGCGAACAATAGCTGCATACCGTTAGGGTGTACAGTAATAAACTGATTAGAATCAACCAGAATGGCAAACACAATGAACACTGCACAGTTCTTACGTAGACTTCAATACATGTGATGGGAAATAGAACGGCAGACTCATCTGTGGATACGCTTCTCGATATTTTAGATCAAAAATGGCCTCGACCTCTGGCAGAATCGGACGATAATGAGGGGGAAATATCTACTATCTCCTACTTGTCTCAAAACACTTCGGCGAATATTATTTGGAAGGAAAATTTAACTACAGCTGTGAATAATTCCGAACACTACGAGAAAGAGCCTGAACTTTTTACATTGACTTGGCTTTCGGATGAATGGGAAACTTCTTTCCCCATGTCAACGATAGATCCTGATTTTGGTGATGTTCTGACATTATATTACGGATTTGCTATCGCCATATTAGTTTTAGCTATAATAGTCttgttaattattatatttctatgtTGCGAGAGGTTGAGAAAGTCACGGAGACGTGTCAAATTTGCTTCACCGAAGAACGTAGAGCCTAGTGTCGTCTGCTCTGGTGTAAGCGCAAGGCGGGAAGTATTTCATAATCTTGCTAGTCAATCTCTCAACTCTGAAATGCCTGgtttatataatatttcagttaCACCTCAAACTGTAGAAGAATATGAGCTACGTGATTTAAAGTcccaaaataacaaaacatttcaaatcgGCAAAACTCTTCATCATGGAAACGAGAAGAATCGCCTCACGAGGGTGTATACCTCTAATAGATGGACTCCTGACTATAATGGTAACTTAGTACATGTTGCAATAGGAAACTCTTCTAAAAATAGGAGGAAGGTTGTATCTGCACCAAGAATACATAAAAACAGAACTTTTAACCGTCAAAATGTGTCGCAGAAGATATTAACCTCACAGCCACAACGGAGAGTACATTTACCAAAGTTTAATTTGGCAGGTGAATCGATTGTCACGTCTTCGGAACCAAGTTTTTTTAGTGGTTCACAACGCAGATCACCGGAAGTAGAAGGGGTAGGTGTTTTATCATTTAACATCTAACACATTTATTGAAAGCATCAAGGTAAAATAGTTGAAGAGAAACTTTACTCTTTGGTATATTTAAAGATCTTTAACAGAGTTTCATAAAGAAAAAGAGAACCGAGTAAGAGGAACTTGCATATAAAGGCTTACTTACTTTCTTACTGGGCATAAACCGATGTCAGTAtattaagaaatgaaaataatctaCTGTTTATCTCAAATTTCCCAGGCCCTTTAGCAATACTTTTTCGCGGACCACCTAATTGACCCCAATGCATAGATAGAGGAGCTAGGCTAACACGTAGCGGTAATGACATGTTTTAATTTGCAGTCGATAAATAATGCCAAAATGTAATGCttcatatgaaaatgaataGCTTGAAAATTAATATTACGTTTACAATGAGATATGAATATAGTCCTCGATCATTAGTCCTTTTGACGAATGGGAGAGGAAGGTGCTCGGGGTAAATATGTGTTTAACACACTGTCACCACTGTATGCAGGCTTTTTTTCTAGCTTTCCTCTTATGCTGTTGGTAGACGGCGAAACTGAAGAGAGATGTCATCGATCTATAGTCAAAGCGTACAGCTTTAAATTCTAACGTTTTTCGTTCATGAACTGCTGTAAACCAACCCCTTCTTCCTTTCGTGCAAAATATGATCTTGTCAGCAAAAGTGCTTATTTCCTTTCTTTGGTTCGTTCTCAGCCTCAGTTTGATACGAAAAGAGGTCACGAATCAAGCCTGATAGTGCCAGCAAACAGCCCCAATTGTAGTTCGGACGATGATAATTCTGGGTCGGTTTTCCTCCCGGGGCCTAGAGAGAGACCCATGGCACCGGACTCTGATTTCGGTGCAAGTGCGGGCGTCAGCCACTATAACGTTTCCTCCAATACCAGCCTTCATCTTCCAGAAGAATCATTGGCTTCAAATTCATACGTTTGGGATGGGTATGACCCTTCTTTTCGACGTAGGCCGTTAAGTTACGTGGATGGGGCCTACTATCCAGTCTTGGGTGAAAAACAGTACTGGGTATAAATTCTTCAGGCTCTATCGATGTAATAATTTATTGTGAAATGCATATATTGCCGGAATGCATAATGGCGTCATAGAGATTTTGATTCGTAAATACATAATTGTGTAAAATGTTAGCCGATTTTTGTGAGTGACTGTCTTCGCGAGTTACAATAAAAGTTTACAATCTAGCACAACAAGTACATTTTTACTGCAATGTGTGTAGTAGATTATACTACTAAAATGGATTTCTTTTTTAGAAGCAATTGTAAGACTTCGCATTTTAGGGATTAAACTAACTTTTATAATAAGTAAATGTCAATGACAAATGTGGATTTTACAAcccaaaatatttacattgattCAGTCACCttataaagttttcaatttcCTATACAAAAGAGAGATATGAACATGTTTCTCACCCTtgctactatatatattatccgAATAAATGATCTTCATAGCGGACAGTTGAATCGGAATCAGGAACATTTCATCTCTAGCCATACCGTCAGTATTTAACCAAACGTTGATTAATAAAACCGCCGTTAGATAGGCCCAATGGGGctaaaaaataacacaattgTGAATTTACTCGAATTTCAGAATTTTTTGACAACATATTTCGTTGATCTTGAAAAGAtacgtttttgtttttaaatatgtaCGGGTATGTTTAAACGAGAAAATCTCGATGCCCATAAAAAATCCTCAGaaaggtttttatttttaagaaatcGTTTGTGCTATAATAACAATGTGCTTATGGCAGATAAATCATGTATTGCAAATGTGAATAAATTAAGTTGTGAGCCTGCATCAACGGCAATACAAATTGATTGGAAAATTGATGTATGTGACATTTCATATCATTTGCTTCAATGACCTCTTCACAgatgtagcctacatttcacaaGTGTTGCGCTGGTAGTTGTAATGTTTCTCCCCGAGCCTTTACAAATTTTGTAAGTGCGCCCTCATTTTTATTATACTTTTGGAAAATCTGTTAATAGTAGTTGAAGAGCGCCCCTTTTAAGGATTTTCATTTTCTCACACTCGCTTGTTTCTTCACTTCAAGTGCAATTTTGGGGTGTTTTTAAAATGCCCTGAGCAAGATCGGACACTTAAAATCATCCCAAATTTGTTGCCTTTTGAGGATACGGAGCAGCTGAATCAATCACCCTCTGCACCTTTGTTCAAAGGGGTAGAGAGGAGAGAGGGATCAAATACTTGAATGACTATGTCTTGATTTTCTAGCCTATTTGACATAGTGCTGTCTTACAAGCAACTTGAGGGATAGCTCTCATAACTGAACCATCTATGCCAATTTCAGAATAGCAGCATCTTGTAAAATGATTTCCTTAGTATTTGCATAACACCATGTGACCCCCTTTTTTCTATTACTACCTAGttttctagtttttttttttaaatttttaattcaaGTTATTGCATAGCAGGTTATTTGCATAAAGCTGGCCCTTCTAATTGTGTTCTATTTGAGTATAGTGTGGGCAGGGGATCACTGTCACACATAAATAGGAGTAGCAATTCAAACATCTCCTCTCAAGGGGGTAGGCTTTAAGGGGCCAGTTGTCCCAAAGATCTTCTTAAAACACTTGGAAATAAGCAACTACAAAAAGTAAAACCAGACAAAGAAGGGATAAATGATAGTCTGTCATTTGAAGTTTCTCTCAACTTTATCTCAATGCTCTATTTGTACTTGTCATTTCTTGAAAGTACCCGATGACAAATATTTGTTGAAAGATTGAAACAAAGCACATCAGttaatactttaattaaaatattagttTATGATATTCTTTAATCTTTACAGACCATATCAAGGCACTACTAATATCCAGATGCCCTCCCTGCTTGTTGATCATTAGGTAACAGTCCCAATGGAAATTTGGCCAGCGTAAATATAGAATGTCTTGGAAAAATTCTGTCACAAATGGTAGCACAAAAAAGGAAAGATGAACTCAAAATGAATACTCTACTACCAAATGTAACCAAATGTGAGAAATACAGAATAAAAAATCAGTATTCTTACATTATACATAGTATGGTACTTAAAAAACAATACATTATGGATTGCCTGTAACATGGTATATCATCAAAACTCATTGCCATTGCATGTCCTCAAAATGTTATACTCAATACTAAAAAGATGTAACTTCACAAATTCTCCAGTCTCCTTAAAAATGTTCCTAAAATGTCTGCCATTTACAGTTCTCATCTCCTTTTCATATTTGTCAGCAAaaccaaattttacaaaaatataaCTGACCATTTGAATCCCTCTTTGGTTCACATTAGTACACATCCAAGAAGGTTTATGAGCAATGGTCAACTGTTTTATGAAATATCTAATGATTATGAAGATCGGTCAGATTCATGGACGCAATGATTAAAACGATTTTGTTATGTGACATGATGTTATAAAAGCAATAGGTTACTTGTAGACATTAAGGAAACACATCACTGTATTTTGTGACACAAATCTTACATCACACACTTTGGTCAAACAAGTTTAAATTTATGATTCTTCACAGTGTTTAGGTCTGCAGAACTTGAAAGACAGGGAAAACAAGTCGTTCTGGCTACATGATTGTTGCATTCAAGTATTCAGAACACATATATTCACAACTGTCAACTTGTGACAAGAAGTCATAGTCAATGTCAATTGTCTCATCAAGTACGTTATAGCATGTACATCACAAGGATATATTTTACGAAAAGCTACCAATGTcattttttgcccccccccccccatgccatTTTTGTACAATCCAGTACATAACTCCCTGTTGTGACAACtgcaaaataattgtttttactgaaatataatatttggaagTCTAACCAAAGTACACTCATTACAGAACATAAAACATACTGTTTGTATTATTGCAAATATccacatattaatattttatgatcAAGACTGGTTTCCCAAAGATATTTCCATACATAGGACATCTTGGATCGatgtaaatacatatatatttacaatataaaataGAGCAATGAAGAGAAAGCTGTTATGAGACACCACATACTTTCTTAATAAGACGGATTATGCAAGCCAATACAAACACGAAATAAACTGATACTGTATCCTGCCTGGTCTAAATACGACGCCCAAACAATGACTACCTGAATGTTGACTACAAAACCACAAGCCACTGGACATACAGTATCTAGAATAATAAGTATGAAGCAGATTGGGGCTGATGTGTCAAAACTGTCTGAGCACTCGTTAGTTTGAAACAATATATGATTTTTCTTACTTCTTTGCCACAGAGAAggcaaattaaaaacaaatgaaaaagatCCTTATTGCGATCATACTCACGGCAGACAACGTTTCTCACTCCGGTAAAAAAGACAAACTTTATACCAGACACGAATGATATCAGCTtatgaatgttttaaatttgAATGCATAATCAGATGGTCAAATCCCTCAAAGACATACATTTTATGCTGACCCTGAGGAGtatctatattattttatattcccTGTGAGTTTAAAACCGTCTGATCTATTTTCTCTCTCCACCTGAAAGCCTCGCAGCGTCGATGCTTGCTAATGATGGCAGTCCAAGAGGGAGTGCAATTTTACCCTGCTCCTCCTGAAGAATCTTCTCAGCATCAGCTATAAGAAAAATGGGAAAAGAAAGTTGActtgttaaaaaggtggaaaatatggacccccaaaaaatatatatatccaagaCTTAGAGTTATGtcctgtttttgtttcattttagttTTGCAGTGAATAAACTTATTGAGTCTTGAAACTGCTTAATATACACTCACACACAATATCTGCAgtacgtaataaatataattCTGAGAGGATGAACGAGAATTAATGGATCTAAAGGCGTTTTAATTTTAGGGTAGTTCCCTAATAAcagatcattattattatatttttcccCAAAAAGTAACAACAACCGATATTTGTTCAATGAAGCAGGCAATTGTTGGTCTTCAGCATTTTCTATCTGTTATCAATTATTTTGGGACTCTGTGTGAATATGTTTCTCTCGATATTAGTGAGGTTCGAAATTGTGTAACAGTTTAACTTACTATATCTGTGACTGAGAaatgcatgaatgaataaaGTAAACATATGAGTACTCAAAGAAGTAGAGTTATGCTTTTACCTCTACCATTTCTTTTCAACATTCCTGTCCACGCTCATAACAGGAGACATGAAAACGTCCCCTCTTCCATCCTCAAAGTAAAACTTAAtaccctctccctccccttctcAGTGTAAAATTAAACACTTGTGTGATCCTTTGTTTAACATTTCTGTGGAATTCATGTCTTTCTTTGACGAACTGCTACGAAGATGTGATTTTGATCTAACGATGCTGAAACTTTCCAGCGGCGTTCCAGCTTTAGCCACCAGGAGATCCATCTCCTGAGAAAGTTCCAACAGCAGTAGTAAATAATATGTCTTGTGCTGAGCTATTTGCATTGTAGGAAATACTGATTGCTGGCACAAGAGCCAGCTGCTTTAAAAACCTATGTTTTTATGTGGTTGTCTCAAACTCTCCATGGCAACAAACACACTGAAAATGTGATACTTGCCTCTGATTCGTTCCACTTTGTTGCCATAGCACCAATCATACTGATATCCTACCACAAAACTCAATGGCAGGAAAGGAACCAGGACACCGGGATTCTTTGACCTTGCGAATCTGAAGGTAAAAACAGAAACCgaaaattggatatttatatgtacaCTCTGACAGGTGAGATGACACTAAAACATTTCCTTTTGCACATGTATCACTCTGTGAGCAACACACATCTacattttaacattatttatgAGTTTGCAAACTGAGAAcagcatatactgtattgtacaatGTAAGCGGTGGGAAAACAATCAAAACATCATCAGAAATATCATGCACAGGGAGAGGGTGGGGCTATAGACAAATTCCATCTTTCAGAACACTGACACTGTAGAAGTGCAGGAGGAAATGAGTTTACCATGTCCAAAATGTGCAGGTTGGATAAGCTAGTTTTATAATTCCATAAATGCTCTATCTTTTGTAAGAGGTCTCCACACTGAAGGAGATAATTCACATAATTTCCATATCTACTTTAGCATTACTTTGCATACTAAAGATATAACAGAAGGTTCAATCCATCAACTTGTCTGAGATTTTCATGGAAAGATATCCTGTTACCGGAAGTAAAAACTGTGTTTAATTTTGATCTGACATAAAAGAGACATCTCCTACCCTTCTTCTCATTAATCTTTGTTgaacatatcttttttttaaagttactgAA from Apostichopus japonicus isolate 1M-3 chromosome 2, ASM3797524v1, whole genome shotgun sequence harbors:
- the LOC139983082 gene encoding uncharacterized protein translates to MGNRTADSSVDTLLDILDQKWPRPLAESDDNEGEISTISYLSQNTSANIIWKENLTTAVNNSEHYEKEPELFTLTWLSDEWETSFPMSTIDPDFGDVLTLYYGFAIAILVLAIIVLLIIIFLCCERLRKSRRRVKFASPKNVEPSVVCSGVSARREVFHNLASQSLNSEMPGLYNISVTPQTVEEYELRDLKSQNNKTFQIGKTLHHGNEKNRLTRVYTSNRWTPDYNGNLVHVAIGNSSKNRRKVVSAPRIHKNRTFNRQNVSQKILTSQPQRRVHLPKFNLAGESIVTSSEPSFFSGSQRRSPEVEGPQFDTKRGHESSLIVPANSPNCSSDDDNSGSVFLPGPRERPMAPDSDFGASAGVSHYNVSSNTSLHLPEESLASNSYVWDGYDPSFRRRPLSYVDGAYYPVLGEKQYWV
- the LOC139983157 gene encoding plasminogen receptor (KT)-like, whose amino-acid sequence is MGGLMSQAMEESFKKNKEFMTENQQIMLERQIQMQNQMREKGMAMQLSGSRELFNWYASFYGIASLAMVLGFARSKNPGVLVPFLPLSFVVGYQYDWCYGNKVERIRADAEKILQEEQGKIALPLGLPSLASIDAARLSGGERK